Proteins encoded by one window of Cystobacter ferrugineus:
- a CDS encoding LysR family transcriptional regulator — translation MSLAALDLNLLLVLDTVLAERSVVRAARRLHVTPSAISNSLARLRAALGDPLITRSGRGIVPTPRAAELAPVLARALRDLDHAVHGAAFEPATTTRQFSLAIADAGQVVRLPRLATLMAAEMPRASLRVVGIDTLLTGGGLASTEVDVAVGVGEKAPGMHLEPLFRERTVLVARRDHPQAGDRVSKSVLAGLRHVEVQVAPGKGYRELPGAYARLGIARDVALIVPNFSAAAAVVADTELVATLPASLVARLGPRFGLRIVQSPVPPLTITINLWWHERTAADPAMIAFRDLIRRAGARGRSDV, via the coding sequence GTGAGCCTTGCCGCCCTCGATCTCAACCTGCTCCTGGTGCTCGACACTGTGCTCGCCGAACGCAGCGTGGTGCGGGCCGCCCGCCGCCTCCACGTCACGCCCTCGGCGATCAGCAACTCGCTGGCCCGCCTGCGCGCCGCGCTCGGCGACCCGTTGATTACCCGCAGCGGCCGCGGCATCGTGCCCACGCCTCGCGCCGCCGAGCTGGCGCCAGTGCTGGCCCGCGCCCTGCGCGACCTCGACCACGCCGTGCACGGTGCCGCCTTCGAGCCCGCCACCACCACTCGCCAGTTCTCGCTCGCCATCGCCGACGCTGGCCAGGTGGTTCGGCTGCCTCGCCTCGCCACGCTGATGGCCGCCGAGATGCCGCGCGCCAGCCTGCGGGTGGTCGGTATCGACACCCTGCTCACCGGTGGCGGCCTGGCCAGCACCGAGGTCGACGTCGCCGTAGGGGTCGGCGAGAAGGCCCCCGGCATGCACCTCGAGCCGCTGTTCCGTGAGCGCACCGTGCTGGTGGCGCGCCGAGATCATCCCCAGGCCGGTGATCGCGTCTCCAAGAGTGTACTGGCCGGCCTGCGCCACGTCGAAGTGCAGGTGGCGCCCGGCAAGGGCTACCGCGAACTGCCCGGCGCCTATGCCCGCCTTGGCATCGCCCGCGACGTCGCGCTGATCGTTCCGAACTTCAGCGCCGCCGCCGCGGTGGTCGCCGACACGGAGCTGGTCGCCACTCTTCCCGCCTCGCTGGTCGCCCGCCTCGGCCCGCGCTTCGGCCTGCGCATCGTTCAGAGCCCGGTGCCACCGCTCACCATCACCATCAACCTCTGGTGGCACGAGCGCACTGCCGCGGACCCGGCAATGATTGCCTTCCGCGACCTCATCCGGCGCGCCGGTGCCCGCGGCCGCTCCGACGTTTGA
- a CDS encoding DUF4334 domain-containing protein translates to MTAVLQAQPPMSTADALALFDSLEPVDLDFMMGRWVGAGFDTHHPMDGLLETFGWYGKAFVTPDDVHPLLFRRGGSVVSISPRLMPMGLLWKVRLPRSALLNALSLPLKFALRTRRARARVRMMEHRGKVSATMIYDDLPIHDVFRKFDDATVLGAMDLKGMPQPFFFQLRREGA, encoded by the coding sequence ATGACCGCTGTCCTCCAGGCCCAGCCACCCATGTCCACCGCCGATGCCCTCGCGCTCTTCGATTCCCTGGAGCCGGTCGACCTCGACTTCATGATGGGGCGCTGGGTCGGCGCCGGCTTCGACACGCACCATCCCATGGACGGCCTGCTGGAGACCTTTGGTTGGTATGGCAAGGCCTTCGTCACACCCGACGACGTGCACCCGCTGCTGTTTCGCCGTGGCGGCAGCGTCGTCAGCATCAGCCCGCGCCTCATGCCCATGGGCTTGCTATGGAAGGTTCGCCTGCCGCGCTCGGCGCTGCTCAACGCGCTGTCGTTGCCGCTCAAATTCGCGCTGCGGACCCGTCGTGCGCGCGCCCGCGTGCGCATGATGGAGCACCGCGGCAAGGTGAGCGCGACGATGATCTACGACGACCTGCCCATCCACGACGTGTTCCGCAAGTTCGACGATGCCACCGTGCTCGGCGCGATGGACCTGAAGGGAATGCCGCAGCCCTTCTTCTTCCAACTGCGCCGCGAAGGCGCCTGA